A stretch of Chitinophaga caeni DNA encodes these proteins:
- a CDS encoding heparinase II/III domain-containing protein — protein MYISTLNYLNTLVNKLSTKNFIYILILCSLFSSGLKAQTARDLLQKSANPEQVKERLLPKEQWLKYPAYTDRQGWDNFTGEAKASLIKNGEQYLNYEWKVIKATEYLEYERSGSRAAMEAPNGANNTALSSLVFAELAEGKGRFMDQIINGVWYNCNLPSWAISAHLSGLQLRKRALPDPKDNVIELVSGDMGAFLSWTYYFFHDEFDKVDTIISSRLKENIQTRILVPYMQRNDYWWQASKPGAFVNNWNPWCNSNVLLCFLLMEENRDKLADAVYKTMRSVDQFINYTKEDGACEEGSSYWGHAAGKMYDYLQVLSYATGGKISIFDKPIIKNMGNYIAYSYVGNGWVVNFADASARNDGDPGLVFRYGKAIHSESMEHFAAYLLHRKENFDVQKSSSRDFFRTLENLSIYKELVQTQPSLPSFSSVWYPQTEVCYMKNKAGYFFAAKGGYNNESHNHNDAGTFSLYIDTLPFFIDAGVGTYTRQTFSSDRYKIWTMQSNYHNLPMVNGQPQPFGKDYKASNASFQEKKKTFSLDIAAAYGKDAAVKAWLRKYTLGDDKLVIEDNYQLAASKEANIINFMTWAQPDISKDGVVVLIKDNKQVRLAYDAAQFTASVETVPLPDKRLSNVWGDQIYRLSLKAKKLSLKGKYKFIISKQ, from the coding sequence ATGTACATATCAACTTTAAACTATCTGAATACCTTGGTAAACAAGTTATCAACTAAGAATTTCATTTATATACTCATCCTGTGTTCCCTTTTTAGCAGCGGGTTAAAAGCACAAACAGCGCGGGATTTATTGCAGAAATCTGCTAACCCGGAACAGGTTAAAGAGCGACTCTTACCCAAGGAACAATGGCTTAAATATCCTGCTTATACCGACAGGCAAGGCTGGGATAATTTTACGGGCGAAGCCAAGGCATCGCTTATCAAGAACGGGGAGCAATATTTAAACTACGAGTGGAAAGTAATCAAAGCTACTGAATACCTGGAATATGAGCGTAGCGGCAGCCGCGCAGCTATGGAAGCTCCGAACGGCGCCAATAATACGGCGCTGAGCAGCTTGGTATTTGCAGAGCTGGCCGAAGGGAAAGGCCGGTTTATGGATCAAATCATCAACGGTGTTTGGTACAACTGTAACCTTCCATCCTGGGCCATTTCAGCGCATTTAAGCGGGCTCCAATTGAGAAAGCGGGCTTTACCCGATCCCAAGGACAACGTCATAGAACTGGTGTCGGGAGATATGGGCGCTTTCCTCTCCTGGACATACTATTTCTTCCACGATGAATTTGACAAGGTAGATACGATCATTTCGAGCAGGCTCAAGGAGAATATCCAGACCAGGATTTTAGTGCCCTATATGCAACGCAACGATTACTGGTGGCAGGCAAGCAAACCGGGCGCTTTCGTAAATAACTGGAACCCCTGGTGCAATTCAAACGTGCTATTATGCTTCCTGTTGATGGAAGAAAACCGGGATAAACTTGCCGATGCTGTTTACAAAACGATGCGTAGTGTTGACCAGTTCATCAATTACACCAAGGAAGACGGCGCTTGTGAGGAAGGCTCTTCTTATTGGGGGCATGCGGCTGGGAAGATGTACGATTACCTGCAAGTGCTGAGCTATGCTACAGGAGGTAAAATATCCATCTTCGATAAGCCTATTATAAAAAATATGGGAAACTACATTGCATATAGTTATGTTGGCAACGGCTGGGTCGTAAATTTTGCCGATGCCTCGGCACGAAACGATGGAGATCCAGGTTTGGTTTTCCGTTATGGGAAAGCCATACATAGCGAGAGTATGGAACATTTTGCCGCGTACTTGTTGCATAGAAAAGAAAATTTTGACGTACAAAAAAGTAGTTCCAGGGACTTTTTCAGGACGCTGGAGAATTTATCGATTTATAAAGAGCTCGTTCAAACGCAGCCTTCGTTACCAAGTTTCAGTTCGGTTTGGTACCCGCAAACCGAGGTTTGTTATATGAAAAATAAGGCAGGTTATTTCTTCGCAGCGAAAGGTGGTTATAATAATGAAAGTCATAATCACAACGATGCCGGCACATTCTCCTTGTATATAGATACCCTCCCGTTTTTTATCGATGCCGGCGTAGGTACTTATACCAGGCAAACATTCAGCAGCGACCGTTACAAGATCTGGACGATGCAGAGTAATTACCACAACCTGCCGATGGTAAATGGGCAGCCGCAACCTTTCGGTAAAGATTATAAAGCCAGCAATGCGAGCTTCCAGGAAAAAAAGAAAACGTTCAGCTTGGATATCGCTGCTGCTTATGGCAAAGATGCAGCGGTAAAAGCGTGGTTGCGGAAATACACCCTAGGCGATGACAAGCTTGTAATAGAAGATAATTACCAACTGGCGGCCAGCAAGGAGGCTAATATCATCAACTTTATGACCTGGGCTCAACCGGACATTAGCAAGGATGGGGTCGTGGTGCTGATCAAGGATAACAAGCAGGTAAGGTTAGCGTACGATGCGGCGCAATTTACAGCTTCGGTAGAAACGGTTCCTTTGCCGGACAAAAGATTGTCGAACGTGTGGGGCGATCAAATATACAGGCTGTCATTGAAAGCAAAAAAATTGTCGCTGAAGGGTAAATACAAATTTATTATCAGTAAACAATAA
- a CDS encoding alpha-hydroxy acid oxidase — MAKAQECDATAAEKCHGSWVQEANYQATVVDHRLLIDNNSRMSWKYDTRYPSIEDLRNKAKRKTPGFAFEYLDGGCNEDVNLFKNTDDLRKVELIPQYLTRHHGSSLKTELFGKTYDAPFGIAPVGLQGLMWPKATEILAAAAAKHNIPFILSTVTTASIETVSEITRGNFWYQLYHPAENRLRDDILNRLQAAGCDTLVLLCDVPTFGFRPRDIRNGLAMPPQMTLKNILQILTRPHWALSTLVNGIPEFATLKPYIPRNLDMKQLGLFMNQTFEGRLNEEKIKPIRDQWKGKIVLKGVASEQDAGMAVRLGLDGIIVSNHGGRQIDAGESAVHSLKRISKEYAGKIKIMMDSGIRSGPDVARAMASGAEFTFMGRSFMYGVAALGKRGGDHTISILKTQLQQVMEQLCCEDTGRFAEHLVR; from the coding sequence GTGGCAAAAGCACAAGAGTGCGACGCAACGGCGGCTGAAAAGTGCCATGGAAGCTGGGTCCAGGAGGCTAATTACCAGGCTACAGTTGTTGATCACAGATTATTAATTGATAACAACAGCAGGATGAGTTGGAAATATGATACCCGTTATCCATCGATTGAAGATTTGAGGAACAAGGCCAAGCGGAAAACGCCGGGTTTTGCTTTCGAGTATCTCGATGGCGGATGCAATGAGGATGTAAACCTTTTTAAAAATACGGATGATTTGCGCAAGGTAGAGTTGATTCCTCAATACCTTACGCGGCACCATGGCTCATCATTGAAGACGGAGCTATTCGGCAAAACATACGATGCGCCATTCGGGATTGCCCCGGTGGGTTTGCAAGGACTGATGTGGCCGAAAGCCACCGAGATATTAGCGGCGGCGGCGGCGAAACATAATATTCCTTTTATACTTAGCACGGTCACGACGGCATCGATTGAAACGGTTAGCGAGATCACCCGGGGGAATTTCTGGTACCAACTGTACCACCCGGCGGAGAACAGGTTGAGGGACGACATCCTCAACAGGTTGCAGGCAGCCGGATGTGATACCCTGGTATTACTCTGCGATGTGCCGACTTTCGGGTTCCGCCCGCGCGACATCCGCAACGGCTTGGCGATGCCGCCGCAGATGACTTTGAAAAATATTTTACAGATCTTGACGCGGCCGCATTGGGCGCTCAGCACCTTGGTAAACGGCATCCCCGAATTTGCAACCTTGAAGCCATACATCCCGCGTAACCTGGACATGAAGCAGCTCGGTTTGTTTATGAATCAAACTTTTGAAGGGCGTTTGAACGAAGAAAAGATAAAGCCGATCCGGGATCAGTGGAAAGGGAAAATAGTATTGAAAGGCGTTGCCAGCGAGCAGGACGCCGGGATGGCAGTACGCCTGGGGCTTGATGGAATCATTGTATCGAACCACGGGGGCAGGCAGATAGATGCGGGGGAGTCGGCGGTACATTCGCTGAAACGGATTTCGAAGGAATATGCCGGGAAGATCAAGATCATGATGGATAGCGGCATCCGATCCGGCCCGGATGTTGCCAGGGCCATGGCGAGCGGTGCGGAGTTTACATTTATGGGCCGTAGTTTCATGTACGGTGTAGCGGCATTAGGAAAGAGGGGAGGAGATCACACCATATCGATCTTGAAAACACAGTTGCAGCAGGTGATGGAACAATTGTGTTGTGAAGATACGGGTCGCTTTGCGGAGCATTTGGTGAGGTAA
- a CDS encoding serine hydrolase domain-containing protein: MTKKQIKLTIRIALILGTAISMFFVPWIIVKTWIAPLPGTIQEQVDKSIGLGFDGIIVYIQQGDKAPAFYAAGWKNRERKIPADPHSLFKIASIGKLYDAVAITKLVYAKRLSLDKTLADYLPELAGRIEYADKITLRMLVQHKSGIPNFTNTPNFWKNPPGNGKETLDLVLDLPANFKPGTDYEYSNTNYLLISMIIEKVVGYRKFQYIKEVILDPLGLKNTFGSIRDVNLDDVMSGYYVGIDEDIKTAYYGSMLATAEDVGIFLKALNEGTLLNKDEQEIYSSIYKYQHTGLVPGYQSIAKYLKDINTVVIQFVNTTNFDGYTWNVSEVVNNRIIKIFRRVNGL; this comes from the coding sequence ATGACCAAGAAACAAATAAAACTAACTATAAGAATAGCATTAATCCTGGGCACTGCAATCTCCATGTTTTTTGTACCATGGATTATAGTTAAAACCTGGATAGCCCCGCTCCCCGGTACTATCCAAGAACAAGTAGACAAGTCCATTGGGCTTGGGTTTGATGGGATAATAGTTTATATACAACAAGGGGATAAAGCACCTGCTTTTTATGCGGCGGGATGGAAAAACAGGGAACGTAAAATTCCTGCCGATCCACATTCTTTATTCAAGATTGCCAGCATCGGGAAACTATATGATGCAGTTGCCATCACCAAATTGGTATATGCCAAACGGTTGTCATTAGACAAAACGCTCGCGGACTACCTACCGGAGTTAGCAGGCAGAATTGAATATGCAGATAAAATAACCTTGAGGATGTTGGTACAGCACAAAAGCGGTATCCCCAATTTTACCAACACGCCTAATTTTTGGAAAAATCCACCGGGCAATGGTAAAGAAACGCTCGATTTAGTGCTGGACTTACCGGCGAACTTCAAACCCGGTACAGATTATGAATATTCAAACACCAACTATTTATTGATATCAATGATTATTGAAAAAGTGGTAGGCTATAGAAAGTTTCAATATATCAAGGAGGTGATATTGGATCCGCTCGGACTAAAAAACACATTCGGGTCGATCCGGGATGTGAACTTAGATGATGTCATGAGCGGTTATTATGTCGGGATCGACGAAGACATCAAAACGGCTTATTATGGTTCCATGTTAGCCACAGCAGAAGATGTGGGCATTTTCTTAAAGGCATTAAACGAGGGTACCTTGCTGAATAAAGATGAACAGGAAATTTATTCCTCCATATACAAATATCAACATACCGGCTTAGTTCCCGGCTACCAAAGCATAGCGAAGTACTTAAAAGATATAAATACCGTGGTCATCCAATTTGTGAATACGACGAATTTCGATGGATACACCTGGAATGTATCAGAAGTTGTGAATAACCGTATTATCAAAATATTTAGGCGGGTGAATGGTTTGTAG
- a CDS encoding nucleotidyl transferase AbiEii/AbiGii toxin family protein — protein sequence MHENIVRIKAVAQCLKGLNNLYVFVGGAAVSLYSTQKALAENIRPTDDVDVVIELATYADHSLMEDKLRALGFVNDIESGVICRYTIQGIIVDIMPTSSDILGFSNRWYPEGFSNAIPYKLDDETEILIFSLPYFLASKWEAHKSRGGDLRTSRDFEDMVYIFENCKDFDDQLLRAPESVRQYLIEELIPLVEHPDFEEGVYCHMESVRYGGSAGKLIAKIKTSLIRST from the coding sequence ATGCATGAGAATATTGTACGAATTAAGGCAGTTGCTCAATGTTTAAAGGGGCTTAATAATCTCTATGTATTTGTGGGTGGCGCCGCCGTTTCTTTATATTCTACACAAAAAGCACTGGCAGAAAATATCAGACCTACCGATGACGTGGATGTGGTGATAGAGTTGGCTACATATGCCGACCATTCTCTAATGGAAGACAAGCTCAGAGCGTTGGGTTTCGTCAATGACATAGAATCTGGAGTAATTTGTCGCTATACTATTCAGGGAATTATTGTTGATATAATGCCGACCTCTTCAGATATCCTGGGATTTAGTAATAGATGGTATCCCGAAGGGTTTAGTAATGCAATTCCATATAAATTGGATGACGAAACTGAAATACTTATTTTTTCATTGCCTTACTTTTTGGCTTCCAAATGGGAGGCTCATAAATCAAGAGGTGGAGATTTACGTACAAGCCGTGATTTCGAAGACATGGTTTATATTTTTGAGAATTGTAAAGATTTTGATGATCAACTTCTAAGAGCCCCTGAATCGGTGAGACAGTATCTTATAGAAGAACTTATACCATTAGTAGAGCATCCTGACTTTGAGGAAGGCGTGTATTGCCATATGGAAAGTGTTAGATATGGAGGTAGTGCGGGGAAATTAATAGCTAAAATTAAGACAAGTCTTATCAGGTCTACTTAG
- a CDS encoding helix-turn-helix domain-containing protein has protein sequence MHSREIFDIVKARRESLNVTQETLAQLSGVALRTLKQFESGKGNPTLQTLQKLGEALGLEVTVVIKNMGVNA, from the coding sequence ATGCACTCAAGGGAAATTTTCGACATCGTGAAAGCCAGAAGGGAATCTTTAAATGTGACGCAGGAGACGCTCGCTCAACTTTCCGGCGTAGCATTGAGGACCTTGAAACAATTTGAAAGCGGCAAGGGCAATCCTACCTTGCAAACACTCCAAAAGCTCGGTGAAGCACTGGGCCTTGAAGTAACAGTCGTCATTAAAAACATGGGGGTTAACGCATGA
- a CDS encoding HipA N-terminal domain-containing protein: protein MRAANILFKGQEAGVLIQHDDGTFTFQYNASWVEDGSKPAISLTLPKIATPYHSNYLFPFFYNMLPEGSNKQVVCQLNHLDKTDYFGLLLTIAQTDTIGAVTVSKID, encoded by the coding sequence ATGAGAGCAGCCAACATTCTTTTCAAAGGACAAGAAGCCGGCGTCCTAATACAGCATGATGATGGTACGTTCACATTCCAGTATAACGCATCGTGGGTAGAAGACGGCAGCAAGCCAGCGATCAGCCTTACATTGCCGAAGATCGCCACACCATACCATTCTAATTACTTATTCCCGTTCTTCTACAACATGCTACCGGAAGGGTCAAACAAGCAGGTAGTTTGCCAGCTTAACCACTTGGACAAAACCGACTATTTCGGGTTATTGCTGACGATTGCACAAACAGATACCATCGGCGCGGTTACCGTGTCAAAAATCGATTAA
- a CDS encoding type II toxin-antitoxin system HipA family toxin → MSLPDIQHCPGTLAHGYHTYSRTALVRVFKGRKVSHLLPYDSPATNAAMDELFDENRKRISISGVQEKFSVLLEKNKLRLINEGERGSYILKPIPANGRRPDQMPPNEHLTMQIARQVYHIETAENALIFFRNGAPAYITKRFDVDENDRKLAQEDFASLAGRTPQTHGEHYKYLGNYLELFQLMQKYVPAYPVEAPKLLKLLMFNYLFSNGDAHFKNFSLLETPMGDYRLSPAYDLLNSRIHIKDKDFALDDGLLPKNLSQGKIMQQFLVLADQAGISQASFDAIRQLMLSETDKVQELTLASYLDETTKRNYWQSYQGRLRQLEKK, encoded by the coding sequence ATGAGTTTACCAGATATCCAACATTGTCCCGGGACTTTGGCTCATGGCTACCATACCTATAGTCGAACAGCGCTTGTCAGGGTCTTCAAGGGCCGCAAAGTAAGTCATCTTCTTCCCTATGATTCACCCGCCACTAATGCGGCAATGGACGAACTCTTTGATGAGAACAGAAAACGCATATCTATCTCGGGTGTACAAGAAAAATTCTCCGTTCTGCTCGAGAAGAATAAACTTCGATTGATTAACGAGGGCGAACGAGGTAGTTACATATTAAAACCAATTCCGGCAAACGGCCGACGACCGGACCAGATGCCCCCCAATGAACACCTTACCATGCAGATTGCGCGACAAGTATATCATATCGAAACGGCGGAGAATGCGCTGATCTTCTTCCGGAATGGAGCACCTGCGTACATCACCAAACGTTTTGATGTCGATGAAAATGACAGAAAACTTGCGCAAGAAGATTTTGCATCACTAGCTGGGCGCACGCCTCAAACACACGGAGAACATTATAAATATCTCGGCAACTATTTGGAGCTATTTCAGCTCATGCAAAAATACGTCCCGGCTTATCCCGTGGAAGCGCCCAAATTATTGAAACTGCTCATGTTCAACTATCTCTTTTCAAATGGCGATGCACATTTCAAAAATTTTTCTCTCCTCGAAACGCCAATGGGAGATTACCGGCTGAGTCCGGCGTATGACTTGCTTAACAGCCGGATCCATATTAAGGACAAGGATTTCGCCTTAGATGATGGCTTGCTCCCCAAAAATTTATCGCAGGGGAAAATTATGCAGCAGTTTTTAGTATTGGCCGATCAGGCAGGCATTTCCCAAGCCTCTTTCGATGCAATCAGGCAACTCATGCTTTCCGAAACAGATAAGGTGCAGGAATTAACGTTGGCGTCATACCTGGATGAAACCACCAAGCGTAATTATTGGCAATCGTATCAAGGTCGATTAAGGCAACTGGAAAAGAAGTGA
- a CDS encoding Rieske (2Fe-2S) protein, whose product MGKQYNWHLMPPVVTIEKEITVVEVQGKKLCVTRYEGQLYAFAYKCPHASGIMAEGYIQEGQVVCPLHRYRFNIKNGYNTSGEGFYLKTYPIEVREGQTYIGFEKSWLGF is encoded by the coding sequence ATGGGCAAGCAATACAACTGGCATTTGATGCCACCGGTAGTAACGATAGAAAAGGAAATTACGGTTGTGGAAGTACAAGGTAAAAAACTTTGTGTGACGCGGTACGAAGGCCAGTTGTATGCCTTTGCTTATAAATGTCCACATGCAAGCGGTATCATGGCAGAAGGGTATATCCAGGAAGGACAGGTTGTTTGCCCCTTGCACCGCTACCGTTTCAACATCAAGAACGGTTACAATACGAGCGGCGAAGGATTTTATTTGAAGACCTACCCTATTGAAGTGAGGGAGGGACAAACTTATATCGGTTTCGAGAAAAGCTGGTTAGGGTTTTAG
- the hflX gene encoding GTPase HflX, with product MLEKKQVINNEERCVLVGLIHKEQTEPQVQEFLDELAFLAETAGAQTVKRFTQKLAHPDRATFVGKGKLEEIQQYIQGREINLVIFDDELTGSQIVNIEKVLKVKVIDRSDLILDIFARRARTAQAKVQVELAQYQYILPRLRGMWSHLERQGGGIGSRGPGETEIETDRRIVKDKISLLRKRLAEIDKQSFTQRKDRGEYMRVALVGYTNVGKSTIMNLLSKSEVFAENKLFATLDTTTRKVVFGQTPFLLSDTVGFIRKLPHHLVESFKSTLDEVRESDILLHVVDISHPKYEEQIDVVNRTLADLKALDKPTILIFNKMDLYEKQTFDEWLSDEVKQDILQQLKESWEHKTHGNCVFVSATERQNIDELRQTILDKVVHLYRERYPYKTEYFY from the coding sequence TTGCTAGAAAAGAAACAGGTAATTAATAATGAAGAACGTTGCGTGCTGGTGGGTTTGATTCATAAAGAACAGACGGAACCACAGGTGCAGGAGTTCCTGGACGAGTTAGCCTTCTTGGCAGAAACAGCCGGGGCGCAAACCGTGAAACGTTTCACCCAAAAATTGGCCCATCCAGATAGGGCAACCTTCGTAGGGAAAGGTAAATTGGAAGAGATCCAACAATATATTCAAGGCCGGGAAATCAACCTGGTAATATTCGATGATGAATTGACCGGTTCCCAGATTGTAAATATCGAAAAAGTTTTAAAGGTTAAGGTGATCGACCGTAGTGACTTGATCCTGGATATATTTGCGCGGCGCGCCCGCACCGCCCAGGCAAAAGTACAGGTTGAGTTGGCACAGTACCAATACATCTTGCCAAGGTTGAGGGGGATGTGGAGTCACTTGGAACGGCAAGGAGGTGGTATCGGTTCAAGAGGTCCCGGTGAAACGGAGATCGAAACCGACCGCCGGATCGTAAAAGATAAGATTTCTTTATTGCGCAAAAGACTTGCGGAAATAGATAAGCAGTCTTTCACCCAGCGTAAAGATCGCGGTGAATACATGCGCGTAGCCTTGGTGGGATATACGAACGTGGGAAAATCCACGATCATGAACCTGCTCAGTAAAAGTGAAGTTTTTGCGGAGAACAAGTTGTTTGCGACGCTGGATACTACCACGCGGAAAGTGGTATTTGGACAAACTCCTTTCTTATTAAGCGACACCGTTGGTTTCATCAGGAAATTGCCGCACCATTTGGTAGAAAGCTTTAAATCTACCTTGGATGAAGTGAGGGAAAGCGACATCCTGCTTCACGTGGTGGATATTTCGCACCCGAAATACGAAGAACAGATTGATGTTGTGAATAGAACCCTCGCTGACCTGAAAGCCCTCGACAAACCAACGATCTTAATCTTTAACAAGATGGATCTCTACGAGAAGCAAACCTTCGACGAATGGTTAAGTGACGAGGTGAAGCAAGATATTTTACAACAGCTGAAAGAAAGTTGGGAGCATAAAACCCATGGCAATTGCGTATTCGTTTCCGCCACGGAAAGGCAGAATATCGATGAGCTAAGGCAAACGATCCTGGATAAAGTAGTTCATTTATACAGGGAACGCTATCCATATAAGACGGAATATTTTTATTAA
- a CDS encoding S9 family peptidase, whose product MRSFLLLAGILFMQQGMAQEKMSPEMLWQLGRVSAETLTDDGSHVIYGVSNYSLADNRSERNLFIVPVMGGQARQLTSSKGNEGLVQLRPSGNLGFNYKGQYWEMRGDGSNALQKTKFPSDVQNIRLSPNGKYIIYSKDVKINKVSGSDFYPDLPKSNVQIYTDLNYRHWDTWEDGYFSHIFVAPYDNGEVGAATDLLEGLPYDCPQMPYGGAEDFLWSPDSRKVVYVCKKKFGKEYATSTNTDIYVYDVDHKSTRNLTEGMMGYDLSPAFNEKGTQLLWLSMAKDGYEADKQDIIWHDLSSGKTVNLTKDWDGTVSSATFSKDGKSIYFLAVVKGTEQMFVIDLPRKVKEVSVKDIKQLTRGIFDINGIVGESNGRMVVSRADMNHAAELFSVDLKSGDMIQITNVNTEAYSKIGKSKVEERWIETTDGKQMLTWVIYPPDFDPNKKYPTLLYCQGGPQSALSQFYSFRWNFQLMAAQGYIVVAPNRRGMPGHGVAWNEAISKDWGGQPIKDYLSAIDAVSKEPFVDKNRLGAVGASYGGYSIYMLAGVHENRFKTFIAHDGLFDLRSWYGTTEELWFANYDIGAYWDKANAKIYEQFNPSQFVDKWNTPILIIQGGIDFRVGIEQGLQAFQAAQLHGIKSKLLYFPTENHWVLSPQNAIVWQREFFDWLKNTL is encoded by the coding sequence ATGCGTAGCTTTTTATTATTAGCAGGTATTTTATTTATGCAACAGGGTATGGCACAAGAAAAAATGTCCCCGGAAATGCTCTGGCAACTGGGAAGGGTGAGTGCTGAAACGTTAACAGACGATGGCTCTCACGTGATTTACGGGGTATCTAATTACTCCTTGGCCGACAACCGCTCGGAAAGAAACTTATTTATTGTTCCAGTCATGGGCGGACAAGCCCGCCAATTGACAAGCAGCAAGGGCAACGAAGGGTTGGTGCAACTAAGACCTAGCGGCAACTTAGGATTCAATTATAAAGGCCAGTATTGGGAAATGCGTGGCGATGGTAGTAATGCTCTACAGAAAACGAAATTTCCAAGCGATGTTCAAAACATCCGCTTGTCGCCGAACGGGAAATATATTATCTATTCAAAGGATGTGAAGATCAACAAGGTAAGTGGCTCCGATTTCTACCCGGACCTTCCAAAGTCAAACGTGCAGATCTACACGGATCTAAATTACCGCCATTGGGACACTTGGGAAGATGGTTATTTCAGCCACATCTTCGTTGCGCCGTATGACAATGGTGAAGTTGGCGCAGCTACCGACTTATTGGAAGGGCTGCCTTACGATTGCCCGCAAATGCCTTACGGCGGCGCAGAAGACTTTCTCTGGAGCCCCGATAGCCGCAAGGTTGTTTATGTTTGCAAGAAAAAGTTCGGTAAAGAATATGCTACTAGCACCAATACCGACATATATGTTTACGATGTAGATCATAAATCTACCCGAAACCTTACGGAAGGTATGATGGGGTACGACCTGTCTCCGGCCTTCAATGAAAAGGGTACGCAGTTGCTTTGGTTAAGTATGGCTAAGGATGGTTACGAAGCAGATAAGCAGGACATTATCTGGCATGACCTCTCTTCCGGCAAAACAGTTAACCTTACGAAAGATTGGGACGGAACTGTTAGCAGCGCGACTTTCTCAAAGGACGGGAAAAGTATTTACTTCCTTGCAGTAGTAAAAGGTACGGAGCAGATGTTTGTCATCGACCTACCGAGAAAGGTGAAAGAAGTTTCCGTAAAAGACATTAAACAATTAACCCGGGGAATTTTTGATATCAATGGTATCGTAGGTGAATCTAACGGCAGGATGGTTGTAAGCCGGGCCGATATGAACCATGCAGCAGAATTGTTCTCCGTTGATCTTAAATCCGGGGACATGATTCAAATTACGAATGTCAACACGGAAGCATATAGCAAAATCGGCAAAAGCAAAGTGGAAGAACGCTGGATCGAAACTACCGATGGCAAACAAATGCTGACCTGGGTGATCTATCCTCCCGACTTCGATCCTAATAAAAAATATCCTACGCTTTTATATTGCCAAGGGGGGCCACAATCGGCTTTATCTCAATTCTATTCCTTCCGTTGGAACTTTCAACTGATGGCAGCGCAAGGTTATATCGTTGTAGCGCCCAACCGCCGCGGTATGCCGGGACATGGCGTAGCATGGAATGAAGCGATCAGTAAAGATTGGGGCGGACAACCCATCAAGGATTACCTTTCGGCTATCGATGCTGTTAGCAAAGAGCCGTTTGTTGATAAAAATCGCCTAGGCGCCGTTGGGGCTAGCTATGGTGGATACTCAATCTATATGTTGGCAGGCGTACATGAAAATCGTTTTAAAACATTCATCGCGCATGATGGTTTATTTGACCTGCGTAGCTGGTATGGCACAACGGAAGAATTGTGGTTCGCTAATTACGATATCGGCGCTTACTGGGACAAGGCCAATGCAAAAATTTATGAACAATTCAACCCGAGCCAATTCGTTGATAAATGGAATACCCCGATCCTGATTATACAGGGAGGTATTGACTTCAGGGTAGGGATTGAACAAGGATTACAGGCATTTCAAGCGGCACAATTACATGGAATTAAGAGCAAACTCCTTTATTTCCCAACTGAAAATCACTGGGTACTGAGCCCGCAAAACGCGATTGTTTGGCAAAGGGAATTCTTTGATTGGTTGAAAAACACCCTTTAA